The Fulvivirga ligni genome window below encodes:
- a CDS encoding RagB/SusD family nutrient uptake outer membrane protein, giving the protein MKFIFERYHKILCLGLSMILLAACSDEFLEIIPKGRLIAEKEVDYDKMLYNLDLVNIRTANAQVPLGAEMIAFEPNISSSALRTQRLYNWEGLIYEDEENAGELELPMENLYIYNKIINEVLDATEGTEQKKLSIYAEARAGRAWTYFLLINYYGLPYNEETSSTDLGFPLLEEANLIAGNFTRASVTDIYQLIVDDLETAIPNLPTIVESRFRFTRAAGKALLGKVYTFMGKFEQASSFLEQALVEMPDVGIDAHLMDYNQGYSSQRVDTDPESLYGKQFINNWANTSSELTIKPEVMSLYSESDLRLQYLYQPAATDGNAYPLENTYRKRTGSGQTAFGIRVQDVYLLNAEVKCRNNDISGAVETLEYFRSHRMPEEDAAVPADIASDQEALLRFIFDERLREFAGLGFYWFDMRRLTVDPMIPTLVSSFTHTIYNADGIVQSEYQLTEERLVLRFPQTVMDQNPNLINND; this is encoded by the coding sequence ATGAAGTTCATATTTGAAAGATATCATAAAATATTGTGTTTGGGACTGAGCATGATTTTACTTGCTGCATGTTCTGATGAATTCCTTGAAATCATCCCTAAAGGTCGGTTGATTGCAGAAAAAGAAGTGGATTATGACAAAATGTTATATAATCTAGATTTAGTTAATATAAGAACTGCCAATGCTCAAGTGCCACTGGGTGCTGAAATGATAGCATTCGAGCCTAATATAAGCAGCTCTGCCTTGCGCACACAAAGGTTGTATAATTGGGAAGGCTTAATTTATGAAGATGAGGAGAATGCCGGTGAACTAGAGCTGCCGATGGAGAACCTATATATCTATAATAAGATCATCAACGAAGTATTAGATGCGACTGAGGGTACAGAGCAAAAGAAGCTTTCTATTTATGCAGAGGCTAGGGCAGGTCGTGCCTGGACCTACTTCTTACTTATTAATTATTACGGGTTACCCTATAACGAAGAAACATCATCTACTGACCTGGGTTTTCCCTTACTTGAAGAAGCAAACCTTATTGCAGGTAACTTTACCAGAGCTTCTGTTACAGATATTTATCAGCTTATAGTTGACGATCTTGAAACAGCTATACCTAACTTGCCTACAATAGTAGAGAGCAGGTTCAGGTTTACCCGTGCTGCTGGAAAGGCATTATTAGGAAAGGTTTATACCTTCATGGGAAAATTTGAACAGGCAAGCTCATTTCTTGAACAGGCCTTAGTTGAAATGCCTGATGTTGGAATTGATGCTCATCTGATGGATTACAATCAGGGCTATAGCAGTCAAAGAGTAGATACTGATCCTGAGAGTCTTTATGGAAAGCAGTTTATTAATAACTGGGCAAATACTAGCAGTGAGTTGACAATTAAGCCGGAGGTAATGTCATTATATAGCGAGAGTGATTTACGCTTACAATACTTGTATCAACCAGCGGCGACAGATGGAAATGCTTATCCTTTGGAAAATACTTATAGAAAGAGAACAGGCAGTGGCCAGACTGCATTTGGAATACGTGTACAGGATGTATATTTACTTAATGCGGAAGTGAAATGTCGTAATAATGATATATCCGGTGCGGTAGAGACACTGGAGTATTTCAGAAGCCACAGAATGCCTGAAGAAGATGCAGCTGTTCCTGCTGATATTGCATCTGATCAGGAAGCGTTACTTAGGTTTATTTTTGACGAGCGCCTTCGAGAATTTGCCGGCTTAGGGTTCTATTGGTTTGACATGAGAAGACTTACCGTTGATCCAATGATACCTACTCTTGTATCTAGTTTTACCCATACAATTTATAATGCTGATGGGATTGTACAGAGTGAATACCAACTTACCGAAGAGCGTCTGGTTCTCAGGTTCCCTCAAACGGTGATGGATCAAAATCCAAATCTTATCAATAACGATTAG
- a CDS encoding TlpA disulfide reductase family protein, which produces MRNIFYLAFGLLVFVCCSENKYEENTQAKGFVLSGVVGDLNSPSQAYLSYKVNDSTVYDSATIENGRFKFEGEVEEPVAASIWVRHGDSIPEKSWHRDNISFYLENADMKITSEDSVKKAEVSGSTLNDESIEFYGKLQPMTGKVREISLRLQGKPQDEAYMQSVDTIRQLQRDVDTLLVTFVSSHKNSYMGMLVFNQYQLGYNFDPNVREKEFNEFDEELRGSQLGQKTLDKINVAKRSEEGAKVSDFTIENLEGEPFTFSSLKGDYVLLEFWASWCKPCRAENPNLKKIYSKLQDQNFEIVGISLDESKKPWENAIEKDELPWIHISQLRGFKSDIAKHYGITAIPQNMLVDPEGIIIAKNLRGEDLATRLSEIFKN; this is translated from the coding sequence ATGAGAAATATATTTTATCTAGCCTTTGGCTTGCTGGTATTTGTATGCTGTTCTGAAAATAAATATGAGGAAAATACACAGGCGAAAGGGTTTGTTTTAAGTGGTGTAGTAGGTGATTTGAACTCACCTTCTCAGGCTTATCTTAGTTATAAAGTAAATGATTCTACCGTTTATGATTCGGCTACAATAGAAAACGGGAGATTTAAATTTGAGGGTGAAGTTGAGGAGCCAGTAGCAGCCAGTATATGGGTGCGTCATGGAGACTCTATTCCTGAGAAATCATGGCACCGTGACAATATCAGTTTTTACCTGGAAAATGCTGATATGAAAATTACTTCAGAAGATTCAGTAAAAAAAGCAGAGGTAAGCGGCTCCACCTTGAATGATGAAAGCATAGAGTTTTATGGCAAGCTTCAGCCTATGACAGGTAAGGTGAGAGAGATTAGCTTACGCTTACAGGGCAAACCACAGGACGAGGCCTATATGCAATCTGTAGATACCATACGCCAATTGCAGAGGGATGTAGATACATTGTTAGTCACTTTTGTTAGCTCTCATAAAAATTCTTATATGGGTATGTTGGTATTCAACCAATATCAATTGGGGTACAATTTTGATCCCAATGTTCGTGAAAAAGAGTTCAATGAATTCGATGAGGAGTTGCGGGGATCTCAGTTGGGACAAAAGACTTTAGACAAGATCAATGTAGCCAAAAGAAGTGAGGAGGGAGCTAAGGTTTCAGACTTTACTATCGAAAATTTGGAGGGAGAGCCATTTACATTCAGCTCATTGAAGGGAGATTATGTTCTTTTAGAGTTTTGGGCCAGTTGGTGTAAACCCTGCAGAGCGGAAAATCCTAACCTCAAGAAAATCTATAGTAAACTGCAGGATCAAAACTTTGAAATTGTAGGCATATCCTTGGACGAAAGTAAAAAACCGTGGGAAAATGCTATTGAAAAAGATGAATTACCCTGGATACATATCAGTCAACTAAGGGGATTTAAAAGTGATATTGCCAAACACTATGGCATTACGGCCATACCACAAAATATGTTGGTTGATCCGGAAGGAATTATCATAGCGAAAAATCTTCGCGGGGAAGACCTTGCTACACGCCTTTCTGAGATATTCAAAAATTAA
- a CDS encoding TlpA disulfide reductase family protein, protein MKNIKYLIAAGILILASCKDKDTGQKHTGYNINGQLIDLPDSSIAILSYEQWDSLVTDSSRVKGGAFSFKGKVEHPVEAHITVRHGKKFDKEAWKNDAFHFFIENSDMEINSTDSIKKATIKGSTLNAQAKDINDQITPLTDEIIALYARMKDRTKEEKLTTYDTIQVYVDSIKHVAHQFIISNTDSYIALQRFLRHEMPKNFDPDAAELLFNQFPEDLRKTPTGGKIAEKIAIAKKSVLGKVAMDFTQTTLDDKEFRLSSLRGKYVLIDFWASWCKPCRAENPFVVKAYHKYKKENFEIVGVSLDVSKENWSQAVEKDGLPWIHVSDLKYWKNEVALQYGINSVPSNLLIDPNGVIVAKNLRGEALTQKLSEIFDNGKS, encoded by the coding sequence ATGAAAAACATTAAATATTTAATCGCTGCTGGCATCTTAATACTTGCATCATGCAAGGATAAGGATACCGGGCAAAAACATACTGGTTATAACATCAATGGTCAACTGATTGATTTACCAGATTCGTCAATAGCTATACTTTCTTATGAGCAGTGGGACTCCCTGGTTACTGATTCAAGTAGGGTAAAAGGTGGTGCTTTTAGTTTTAAGGGCAAAGTTGAGCACCCTGTAGAAGCGCACATTACCGTGAGACATGGCAAGAAGTTCGATAAGGAAGCCTGGAAAAATGATGCTTTTCATTTTTTTATAGAGAACAGTGATATGGAAATAAACTCTACTGATTCAATAAAAAAAGCCACCATCAAAGGATCTACACTAAATGCTCAGGCAAAGGATATAAATGACCAAATAACCCCTTTAACGGACGAAATTATAGCCTTATATGCCAGAATGAAAGACAGGACTAAGGAAGAAAAGTTAACTACTTACGATACTATCCAGGTTTATGTGGACAGCATAAAGCATGTGGCACATCAATTTATTATCTCAAATACTGACTCATATATTGCTCTGCAAAGATTTCTGAGACATGAAATGCCTAAAAATTTTGATCCTGATGCGGCGGAGTTGCTATTTAATCAATTTCCGGAGGATTTGAGAAAAACACCAACAGGCGGTAAAATCGCTGAAAAAATTGCCATAGCTAAAAAGTCTGTATTAGGTAAAGTAGCGATGGATTTCACACAAACTACCTTGGATGATAAAGAATTCAGACTCAGCTCTTTAAGAGGTAAATATGTGCTTATAGATTTTTGGGCCAGTTGGTGCAAACCATGTCGTGCAGAAAACCCCTTTGTGGTGAAAGCTTACCACAAATACAAGAAGGAGAATTTTGAGATAGTGGGTGTATCTTTGGATGTGAGCAAAGAAAACTGGTCCCAGGCAGTAGAAAAAGATGGCTTGCCATGGATTCATGTTAGTGATTTAAAATACTGGAAGAATGAAGTTGCTTTGCAGTACGGGATTAATTCTGTGCCATCAAATTTACTGATTGATCCCAATGGAGTAATTGTAGCTAAAAACTTGCGGGGTGAGGCTTTGACACAAAAGTTATCAGAGATTTTTGACAATGGAAAATCTTAA